ATTTACATAACTGAACATCAAATAATTTACTAGCATGAAACCATTTTAGGAATTAGCTAGGGAAACGATGCTTGAAGAAATCAACGGCAAGAACATGGAAGCTCTAAAGATATTCTCCTATTCGATTGAATACCTAAAGGACCATCTCATGCGTACGTTACACAACCGTCTACCTGATGTTACTGAGGATGATATTCAATTCGTTTTGACTGTTCCTGCCATTTGGAATGACCGTGCAAAGCAGTTTATGAGAGACGCAGCCAACAAGGTAAAGTGATGCAGTGGATATGAGATGGATAAATGAGAAGGAAGAAGGTATTAAGTATAGTTTTTATATTTGGTACCAGGTTTGAACTTAATGTTTTTTGTAGTTGATATTTCCTTAatcagaaagttttttttttcaaatacgaCCACGACTTTTCTTTTTTGTCGAGCAAACTCTTAAATAACCCTATGACTCGGAAACTGTTATTAAAAGACATTTAGATAGAACTTAATGTTAACCTTTTTGAATGGCAATATAAATAACTATGTTAAATGTCCAAAAACTTTTGCTTTTAACTCGAATATTTTAGGCGGGTATCGGAAATAACAAGCTGGTTATCGCACTGGAGCCCGAAGCAGCTTCGATTTGGTGTCAAGGAATCGAGACAGAAGTTCAACGAAGTTCAAAAGGAGCGAGCGCAAACATTTCAGCTGCTGGAACCCAATACATGATTGTCGATATTGGTGGTTGGTTAAGTTTGACTTATTTAACAATCTTTATAATCCAAAAATGATTACCACTGAAACTTAAACCATTTGATAAATATCTttgaaggaaaacaaaacattaaaaatacgaaaatagaACATTATCATCCCCAGCAACGATTTAAGGTATCAGATGTTCAATAAGCTTGCCATTGATTCAAGCCTTAGCGAACCCGCCAATTGATGAAGCAGTGTAaccccatataattttggtatcgtTTCAAAGGCTATTGCTTGCCGTTtacttatttgtaaatatatgacaGAGAATACACTGTGGAAGCATGATTAAAAtcattgtaaattatgtatttttcttatttcgaCAGAAAGCGGActtatattgacaaaatatgatGACATTTTAAGGGTGAAAAAGCTGTTTCatcaattataaattatttggtAAAGCATATTTCTAGTTCTCATGGGATTTAAAACTCATATGTTGAGTACCTTGagtgtcatttgtttttataaattacatCTGCATGCTTTCTTTTCTATGTCAGGAGGAACAGCTGATATAACAGTTCATGAAAAACAGAGAGATAAATCACTCAAAGAAATTGCACCACCCAGCGGAGGTCCATGGGGAGGCACAGAAGTTGACAACTCTTTTCTGGAATTTCTGGCATCAGTAGTATCTGACGAGGTTATGGATACATTTAAAGAGCACCAAATGGCAGATTATCTCGATATTTTGAGAGAGTTCGAAACAAAGAAACGTTCAATAGAGACCACAAGTTCTCGTAAAATCCTGATAAAAATTCCCGCTAGCCTgaaggaaatatttgaagagcATGGAAAGACTATGGCGTCAGTAAAAGAATTATTTGGCGACAAGGTTGATTGGAAAGGGGATAAAATGAGAATTGATGCtgaaataataaagaacatgttCTCCATGCCGGTACAGAAACTGGTGTACCATGTTAGAAGTATTTTGGCAAGCAGACAGATGAGAAACGTTAGATCAATCATCTTGGTTGGTGGTTTTGCAGAAAGTCCTTACGTCCAAGATACAATTAAAGAATCGTTTGGAGAAAAGACCATCGTAATTCCACAAGATTGTGGTCTAGTTGTTTTGAAAGGTGCTGTTGTGTTTGGACACAAACCGAGTTCTATTTCTTCAAGAATTGCTAGGTACACATACGGCCTAGAACTAGCAGTGCCATTTGATAAGAGCATTCATCCTGAAGAATATCGCCTAGAGCATAAAGATGGCGATTTTTGTGACTTTGGGTTTTGGAAAGCAGTTGTGGTTGGTACGAGCATCTCTCCGGGTCAAAGAGTATCGCGAATTGGTCGTCCTTTTGAGGATTATCAAGATCATGTCAAATATGGTATTTTCAGATCCACACGGCCTAATACGATTCTTGTAATAGAAGAAGACTGTGAAAAAATTGGGGATGTTTGCATGGAGCTTGATTCATCAAAACCTTCAAAAGACAATACATATGACCAAACGTTTGTATTTGGTGACACCGAAATAAAGTTTTGTACGACAAATCATGTCACTGGCGAAGAAATGCAAGTATATTTAGAGTATTAGATAATATATCGATTACATACTTTCTTTACTTGTAGATAAATATGTGTTATCGGGAATCGAAATGGTTGTTGTCTGATCCAATGTTGCCATTCTTAAAACGTACGCTTTGATATTCCGCGCATTATATAGTGAAATCATTAAGAATATGTGCATTATTTGGTCATTAGTTTAAGAATGGGACATTTTGATCATTCCTTTTGTATAAATTCATGAGCAAGTTTCTAAGCCTGTTCCATTAAACAATGGATAGGCAAAACAATGCGTGTATCAAATGtgtgttttcaatatatatataaaatatgtacactactatatcatataataaaagTCATCGTAGGATGTGAAGCTTTCTTGTCAGTCTGCGGCTACAAATTTTCGAATAAAACTAAGCGTGCTTTACCTAAGGTTGTGAATTCTCATTTCCCGCCACATTGTTAAAGGATGTTGTTTGGCgtgaaagtttaaaataatgaactttgtaaatgttgtttcatATAGAGAACTGTTGATAGTAACTGAGTAACTGTCTATTGTCTACACGTAAGTGAAG
The DNA window shown above is from Mya arenaria isolate MELC-2E11 chromosome 6, ASM2691426v1 and carries:
- the LOC128237171 gene encoding heat shock 70 kDa protein 12A-like, which codes for MASCKESLIVAAFDIGTTYSGYAYSTNNDPRNVCTNQIWIAGGRALVSLKTPTCVLLDPHGKFHSFGYEAENHYASLAEDENHHEWYYFRRFKMMLQEDKELARETMLEEINGKNMEALKIFSYSIEYLKDHLMRTLHNRLPDVTEDDIQFVLTVPAIWNDRAKQFMRDAANKAGIGNNKLVIALEPEAASIWCQGIETEVQRSSKGASANISAAGTQYMIVDIGGGTADITVHEKQRDKSLKEIAPPSGGPWGGTEVDNSFLEFLASVVSDEVMDTFKEHQMADYLDILREFETKKRSIETTSSRKILIKIPASLKEIFEEHGKTMASVKELFGDKVDWKGDKMRIDAEIIKNMFSMPVQKLVYHVRSILASRQMRNVRSIILVGGFAESPYVQDTIKESFGEKTIVIPQDCGLVVLKGAVVFGHKPSSISSRIARYTYGLELAVPFDKSIHPEEYRLEHKDGDFCDFGFWKAVVVGTSISPGQRVSRIGRPFEDYQDHVKYGIFRSTRPNTILVIEEDCEKIGDVCMELDSSKPSKDNTYDQTFVFGDTEIKFCTTNHVTGEEMQVYLEY